ATTTTTGAATTCCTCTTTGACCTGATCCGGCCGGCAGAAAATGTGGGCGTCGTCGATGGTGAAGCCGCGGACGCGGGTCAGACCACTCAACTCGCCCGTTTGCTCATAGCGATAGACCTGACCGAACTCGGCCAGCCGAAGCGGCAGCTCGCGATAGGAACGCGGGCGATCTGCATAGATCATGATGTGGTGCGGGCAGTTCATGGGTTTGAGCAGATAGCCCTCGCCCGTTTCCGGGTTTTCAAGCATGGGCGGAAACTGGCTGTCCTTGTAGTACGGATAATGCCCGCTGGTTCGGTACAGCTCCAGGCGGCCGATATGCGGTGTAACTACTGGTTGATAGCCCCGCCGGATCTGCTCCTCCCGCAGGAAAGTGATCAGCGTTTCACGCAGTGTGGCGCCACGGGGTAGCCAGAGCGGAAGCCCGGGCCCGACCTTCGGGCTGAAGGTGAACAGCTCCAGCTCTCGGCCCAGTTTGCGATGATCGCGTTTGCGCGCTTCCTCAAGCCGGTGGAGGTATTCGTCCAGCTCTTTCTTTTTAGGGAAGCTAATGCCATAGATGCGGGTAAGCTGTGGGCGGCGTTCATCGCCACGCCAGTAAGCACCGGCCACATTGAGTAGTTTGACGTGCTTGATGTAGCCCGTTGAGGGCACGTGCGGCCCCCGACAGAGATCGACAAAGTTACCCTGGCGATAGAAAGTGATCGTGCCCTCTTCCAGTTCTTCGATCAGCTCGACTTTGTAGGGATCTCCTTTTTTCTTGAAATACGCCAGCGCTTCCTCTTTGGAGACCGGGATGCGTTCATAGGGCACATCCCGGCGGGCGAGCTCCCGCATTTTCTCTTCGATGCGGGCCAGGTCGTCGGCCGACAGTTTGCGTCCATTCAGGTCTACGTCGTAGTAAAAGCCCTGCTCGATCGGCGGGCCGATCCCGAATTTAACGCCCGGATAGAGGGCCTCGAGCGCTTCGGCCATCAGGTGCGCCGTCGAATGCCAGTAGACGGCCTTACCTTCCGGATCCTGCCACGTCAGAATGCGCACGCGGGCATCCTCTTCGATCGGACGACTCAGGTCGCGTACCTCACCGTTGACTTCAATGGCCAGTGCCTCACGGGCCAGGCGCGGTGAGATCTGCGCGGCCAGTTCACGTCCGGTGATTCCTTTCGGAAACGTGCGCTCTGAACCGTCTGGAAACGTAAGGTGAATAACGTTGGGCTGTCCGTTGCCTGCCATCATCCTTGCCGGTTTGCATGGCCCTTTCTACCCGCAATCGTACGGGGATGCTCCCGCATACCAACAGGTTGTAACCTGATCGCGGTGGTTTCCGTAGACCGAGCCGCTTCTACGATGCTACATTCACAACCTTCCCTCTGCGACGCATGGTCAGGTCTGGTTCTATGTGGATGGTGGCGCTGTGCCTGTGGCTGACCGGTGCGCTTCAGGCGCAGCCGCAGCAGGCCCCAACGCTACGCGCGGTACGGCTTACCGATGCTTTAAAATTGGACGGCCATATTGACGAGAGGGTCTGGCAAAAAGCGCCGGCTGCAACAGATTTCTGGCAACGGGAACCGCATGATGGCCATCCTGCTACCGAATCTACCGAGGTGCACGTGCTCTATGATAAAGAAGCGCTTTATGTCGCATTTATCTGCTATGATCAGGCGCCCGATCAGATTCTGCGCCGGCTGGCCCGACGCGACCGGTGGGTGCCGGCCGACTGGGTAGGCGTGCTGATCGACAGCTATCGGGATCGCAAAACGGCCTTTGCTTTTCTGGTCAATGCGGCCGGGACAAAAAGCGACTTTCTCATTTTAAACGACGCTGAACAGGATTTTAACTGGGATGCCCTGTGGGAGGCACACGTGGCAATGCGGGAAGATGGGTGGAGCGCAGAATTCCGGATCCCTTTTGCTGCGTTGCGCTTCAGCCGAACGGATACACTGCGGTGGGGCATTAACTTTATTCGCATCATTGGGCGAAAGAATGAGCAAGTTTTCTGGGCGTACATACCCCGAACATCGGGCGGATTCGTCTCTAAATTTGGAACTCTTGAAGGAATCGAAGGGATTCGGCCGCCCCGGGCGTTGCTGTTGACACCATACGTAGTAGCCAGCGGAACGCGCTGGAGCGCCGAGCTGGTGCCCGGTTACCTTCACCGACTTAGTCCGACGTTTCGCACAGGCGGAGATGTGCAGTACAACTTATCCGACAATACCGTTTTGAACCTGACCGTAAATCCCGATTTTGGCCAGGTCGAATTGGATGAAGTGGTGCTCAATCTGACCGCTTTTGAAACTTTCTACCCTGAAAAACGCCCGTTTTTTCTGGAAGGAACGTCAATTTTTCAAACAGTAGGGAGCAGCGGCGATGGCGCGCTACGGACCTATCTCTTTTACTCGCGGCGGATTGGTCGCCAACCTCGCGGCTACTACAGCCTGCCTGACACTGGAGAGGTCAAGGACTGGCGAGTTGTGGAAAACCCGGCCGCCGTACCCATTCTCGGTGCGGTCAAGCTAAGTGGAAGAACGACCGATGGCTGGGCCTTTGGTCTGCTGAATGCGCTCACGCAGCGCACCTACGCTGTATATGAGCATGTCAATGGTCAACGTCAGCGTATTCGCACCGAGCCGCTTACAGCTTATACCGTAGCGCGCGTGCAGCGTGAACTGCCAGCACCAGCCTCCTATGTGGGGCTCATTGGTACGGCTACCTGGCGCGAGGCGGGTATGGTGCGTCGGGCCTATACAGGTGGGGTGGACTGGCGCTGGAATCCCTGGGACTATGGACTGGTCACCGAAGGGCTATTTTCTTTCAGCCGTCGCATACGACAGAACGGAGCACCTCAGGTGGGTTATCAGGGACAGATGCGTGTCGGAACGCTACGATCGCCCTACATCGTGGGCCTGGTAGGGGTCAACTTTGCTACACGTGACTATGACCCCAACGACGTGGGCTTTCACATGTTGACGAATTTTGCCGTTACGTATATCTGGATGCAATGGCGCTATCTGCGTCCCTGGGGGCCATTCTGGCAAGTGCGACTGAATCAGAATTACTGGTGGGCCTATCGGCTTTCGCCCGGCTTGCTTCTGAGGCGAGGTATCAGTCCCAATCTGCACCTGCAGTGGCGGAACTTCTGGTGGATCCGATTGGGGCTCAATCTTGAATCTGAAGGTTGGGATCTGTACGAATCACGAGGGGCCGGGTTGTTTCGCAGTCCGCAGCGCTGGAACGTCTGGACTTCCGTGAGCACGGACGAGCGGCGTGCGGTGATGGTGTCGCTTCGGGGCAACCGACAGGTTGATCAATATGGCGGCAAGGTATGGGGTGGAGGACTCAGCGCGACGGTACGCTTCGGTGAGCGCACCGACTTCAGCCTGGATCTCAGCGCGAGCTTCCGGCGCCGGGAAGTGGCCTGGGCGCAAAATGTACCTGATATGGAGGCGCCTGGTGTTACCACCAGTGTGTTCGGGCGGCGTGAGGTGGACCGTATTAGTTTGACGCTGCGAGGCACGCACACGTTTACGCGAGATCTGACGTTGCAGGGCTATGTGCAGTGGTTTGGGGCGCGGGTCCGCTATCGAGATTTTCAGCGATTGGGCAACGATGGACGGCTGGCACCGCTTTCGGTACCGTATGACCGCGATCGCTACGGCAACCCGGACTTTCAACAGGGGACGCTGAACATCAATGTGATCCTGCGCTATGAGTATCGACCGGGCTCGACGCTGTATGTGGTCTGGACCTGGAGCCAGCAGGGCTGGCATGAACCGAAGATCGGTGATTCCTACTGGGCGTTCATGCAGCGGGTGTTGCAGCGGTCGCCCACCAGCGTGTTGCTGGTGAAGTGGACGTATACATGGGGCGCCTAAAAGCAGCAGGGGCAGGCATGCGCCTGCCCCTGCTGCAAGTGGGTCCTAGTGGATTCGAACCACTGACCTCCACGATGTCAACGTGGCGCTCTAACCAACTGAGCTAAGGACCCGTGCAACCGCTCGGGAAAGATACCACTCCCGATGCGGGCATTTCAAGCCACAAGGCGCGTCTGAAGTTCCCGGTCTGTTTGCTTTCACAGAAAGCCTATGCGCCAATGTTCGTATTTTGCGGAGGGCTACGCTGGTGTCGGCGTCAGCGGGTGGTTACGTTGAGGCAGGACACGCCCGCGCATTCGCCGGGGGGCCTTCGCTTTGAAAGCACGGACGAATGGGACTGATACCGCATGTATTGCATGGCTGGTGTTTGTCGCCTGCTGAGGCGCAGGCGTTACAACGTAAGCTGGCCCGACAGGTCCGCTTTGAGGTGCCGGAGCGCATGGAGACGGTAGCCGGGTTGGATGTGAGTGTACGGGGCAAGCGGGGGCGGGCGGCCGTGGTGGTGTGGGAGGTGGCAACGCAGCAGGTGCTGGAAAGTCTGACCGTCGACGGTGAGGTCTCGTTTCCTTACATCCCCGGATTGCTCAGTTTTCGAGAAGTGCCGTTATTGTTGAGGGTGCTGGCGCGGTTGCATACCACGCCGGATGTACTGATGGTGGACGGGCAGGGGGTAGCGCATCCACGTCGGTGTGGATTGGCGACGCACCTGGGGGTGCTGCTGGATCATCCCACGGTAGGCGTGGCCAAGTCGCGATTGGTCGGGCACCATGCTGCGCCCGATCTGGAAAAAGGGAGCTGGGTACCGCTTTATGACCGGGAGGAGGTAATCGGTGCGGTAGTGCGCACGCGCACGGGGGTGCGGCCCGTGTACGTGAGCGTGGGGCATCGTATGACGTTGGAGACAGCCGTGGCGTTGACCCTGCGTTGCTCCACGCGCTATCGCCTGCCGGAGCCCACGCGTCTGGCCGATCAACTCAGCCGGCAACGCGCGCCGTGACAGGCGTGCCGGATTGGAGACTGGTGGTCAGAAGCGTACGCGGATGCGCAGGTTGAACGTGCGGGGCGTCAGACGGGTGGGGATGCGTTTCCAGATGCCATTCTGGCCGGGAATCCAGCTGTAATCGACGGTGTTGGTCATGTCGAACATGTTAAGGAGTTCGCCGCTCAGCTCCAGATGGATCGGCCGTCCATCGGGCAGACGGGTCAGCTCCAGCGTTTTGGTAGCGCCTATATCTACCCGGCGATACTCTGGATAACGGGCCGACATGCGGGGACCGGGGACCTGCGTTACGTATGTGCCCACGCGGCGGCCGGGGACCGGTGGAGTATAAGGCAGGCCACTTCCGAACAGGATACGCAGGTGGAGCTTCCAGGTCGGATCGCCAGGCACGTAGTCCTGTACGAAAAGCGATAAGGTGTGCCGTTGATCAGTGGGACGCGGTCGCCAGCCCCGATTGTAGGCATTCTGATAGGCAGGCAGAAAGTGCTCGCGTGTGACCAGGAAACCGTAGTTCACCCAGCTTTCGACACCGGGCACAAACTCACCCCGCACCTGCAGGTCGAGGCCGTAGGCGTAGCCGTAACTGTCGTTGAGGCCACTGTATTCCAGGCGTACGTTTTCGACTTCGTAAGAAATCAAGCGATCCAGATTTTTCCAGTAGGCTTCGGCACGTAGGTAAAGTCGCTGGCGGGGTAAGAAGTACTCAGCACCGGCCACTACAAGGTGTGCCCGTTGTGCTTTCAAGTTACGGTTCAGTTGATCGCGCAGCGGACGTTCGGGGGTGGGTTGCCCACGCAATTCCTGATAGGAAGGGGGCTGGTAATAAATGCCCCAGGCACCGGTTAACGTAAGTACTTCGGAAGCCTTATAGCGGATCGACAGGCGTGGAGAGAAGGTCCATTCGCCGTTAAAGTCGAAGTAATCCAGGCGTGCGCCCAGTGTGAGGCGCAGGCGGTTTTCAGGGAGTAGTTCTATGGCGTCCTGCACGTACGCTCCGGTCTGCCAGGTATTCAGGCGTGCACGGGCCTTCAGGCTGTCCAGCACGACACGTAGCAGCCCCTGGCCGGAGGGATTGGCGCCGATGGCCACAGAGCGTTCGTCAAGCCGATCGATAAAGACCAGACGACGTACGTAGACACCTGCCTCAATCGCGTGCCGGTGGGGGTAGATCTGCCAGCGTTGGGTGGCCGTCCAGGTTCGTACACGCACCTGGTTATCGGCCGTGTCCTGCTGGCGGGCGGCCCCTTCGGGTACGTGTTCCCCACTACCAGGGTCCACCTGATACAGTACAGCACGGGCTCGCACGTCGCGGTATTCGTTCTCTACGGTTTCAAAATAAGCGATTTCGTGGGCAAGACGAAGATTGGAAGTCAACCAGCTTGCAAGGCGTGCGCCCCCGAAATGGGTGCGAAAGCCTGCCCGTTCCTCCCCTTCGTAGTCCAGCCAGATGGATTCGAGGGAAGACGGTTGCGTGGGGTCGAGGCTGACCGTGCCGAAATAGGTCTTGCGCGTGCCCGGATCGAGTAGAAAATCGTGACGGGCGATGATGCCAAGCAGCTCCAGCGTGTGGCGGGCGGAGGGACGAAAGGTCAGCGTGCCCTGCAGATCGGTGTAGTCCGGCTGGTAATTCCCTTTAAGCTCCTGCGTGCTGAAAAAGCGGCGGGCCCGAGCCTTTCGGACGCCGATCATCCAGCCAAGCTTACCCTCAAGAGCTGAAGCGCCAGCTGCCAGCCCTGCATCCAGCAGCGACAGAGTGGCCGATCCCCGCAACGGCTCCTGATAAGGACGCCGGTAGCGTACTTCCAGGGCTGAGGAGAGTTTGCCACCGTAGCGGGCGGGAAAACCGCCGGCATAGAGCGTGATCTGATCGGTTAAGGCCAGGTTCAGCAGCCCCAGCCCTTCCTGTTCGCCTTTCTGCGCCCGAAAGGGTAA
This portion of the Rhodothermus sp. genome encodes:
- a CDS encoding DUF5916 domain-containing protein; translation: MWMVALCLWLTGALQAQPQQAPTLRAVRLTDALKLDGHIDERVWQKAPAATDFWQREPHDGHPATESTEVHVLYDKEALYVAFICYDQAPDQILRRLARRDRWVPADWVGVLIDSYRDRKTAFAFLVNAAGTKSDFLILNDAEQDFNWDALWEAHVAMREDGWSAEFRIPFAALRFSRTDTLRWGINFIRIIGRKNEQVFWAYIPRTSGGFVSKFGTLEGIEGIRPPRALLLTPYVVASGTRWSAELVPGYLHRLSPTFRTGGDVQYNLSDNTVLNLTVNPDFGQVELDEVVLNLTAFETFYPEKRPFFLEGTSIFQTVGSSGDGALRTYLFYSRRIGRQPRGYYSLPDTGEVKDWRVVENPAAVPILGAVKLSGRTTDGWAFGLLNALTQRTYAVYEHVNGQRQRIRTEPLTAYTVARVQRELPAPASYVGLIGTATWREAGMVRRAYTGGVDWRWNPWDYGLVTEGLFSFSRRIRQNGAPQVGYQGQMRVGTLRSPYIVGLVGVNFATRDYDPNDVGFHMLTNFAVTYIWMQWRYLRPWGPFWQVRLNQNYWWAYRLSPGLLLRRGISPNLHLQWRNFWWIRLGLNLESEGWDLYESRGAGLFRSPQRWNVWTSVSTDERRAVMVSLRGNRQVDQYGGKVWGGGLSATVRFGERTDFSLDLSASFRRREVAWAQNVPDMEAPGVTTSVFGRREVDRISLTLRGTHTFTRDLTLQGYVQWFGARVRYRDFQRLGNDGRLAPLSVPYDRDRYGNPDFQQGTLNINVILRYEYRPGSTLYVVWTWSQQGWHEPKIGDSYWAFMQRVLQRSPTSVLLVKWTYTWGA
- a CDS encoding TonB-dependent receptor; its protein translation is MYARRGGPHMVRLLVLLLFLPAATVLAQGWGRVAGRVTDAETGAPLVNVTVLVDGTNYGTATDEAGRYQLRLPTGRYVLRFSAIGYVTRRDTVQVVRDATSWLDIALAVEVIELEDVTIEARAVETEAGVFTIDPETAQRIPAPLSSGFRALKVLPGVVSNNELSYQYSVRGGGYNENLVFIDGFEVYLPFRAQKGEQEGLGLLNLALTDQITLYAGGFPARYGGKLSSALEVRYRRPYQEPLRGSATLSLLDAGLAAGASALEGKLGWMIGVRKARARRFFSTQELKGNYQPDYTDLQGTLTFRPSARHTLELLGIIARHDFLLDPGTRKTYFGTVSLDPTQPSSLESIWLDYEGEERAGFRTHFGGARLASWLTSNLRLAHEIAYFETVENEYRDVRARAVLYQVDPGSGEHVPEGAARQQDTADNQVRVRTWTATQRWQIYPHRHAIEAGVYVRRLVFIDRLDERSVAIGANPSGQGLLRVVLDSLKARARLNTWQTGAYVQDAIELLPENRLRLTLGARLDYFDFNGEWTFSPRLSIRYKASEVLTLTGAWGIYYQPPSYQELRGQPTPERPLRDQLNRNLKAQRAHLVVAGAEYFLPRQRLYLRAEAYWKNLDRLISYEVENVRLEYSGLNDSYGYAYGLDLQVRGEFVPGVESWVNYGFLVTREHFLPAYQNAYNRGWRPRPTDQRHTLSLFVQDYVPGDPTWKLHLRILFGSGLPYTPPVPGRRVGTYVTQVPGPRMSARYPEYRRVDIGATKTLELTRLPDGRPIHLELSGELLNMFDMTNTVDYSWIPGQNGIWKRIPTRLTPRTFNLRIRVRF
- the nfi gene encoding deoxyribonuclease V (cleaves DNA at apurinic or apyrimidinic sites), which encodes MGLIPHVLHGWCLSPAEAQALQRKLARQVRFEVPERMETVAGLDVSVRGKRGRAAVVVWEVATQQVLESLTVDGEVSFPYIPGLLSFREVPLLLRVLARLHTTPDVLMVDGQGVAHPRRCGLATHLGVLLDHPTVGVAKSRLVGHHAAPDLEKGSWVPLYDREEVIGAVVRTRTGVRPVYVSVGHRMTLETAVALTLRCSTRYRLPEPTRLADQLSRQRAP
- the thrS gene encoding threonine--tRNA ligase; the protein is MAGNGQPNVIHLTFPDGSERTFPKGITGRELAAQISPRLAREALAIEVNGEVRDLSRPIEEDARVRILTWQDPEGKAVYWHSTAHLMAEALEALYPGVKFGIGPPIEQGFYYDVDLNGRKLSADDLARIEEKMRELARRDVPYERIPVSKEEALAYFKKKGDPYKVELIEELEEGTITFYRQGNFVDLCRGPHVPSTGYIKHVKLLNVAGAYWRGDERRPQLTRIYGISFPKKKELDEYLHRLEEARKRDHRKLGRELELFTFSPKVGPGLPLWLPRGATLRETLITFLREEQIRRGYQPVVTPHIGRLELYRTSGHYPYYKDSQFPPMLENPETGEGYLLKPMNCPHHIMIYADRPRSYRELPLRLAEFGQVYRYEQTGELSGLTRVRGFTIDDAHIFCRPDQVKEEFKNVIDLTLYVFRALGFDEFEAQISLRDPNNREKYVGDDALWEQAEQAIREAAAEMGLRATEEIGEAAFYGPKLDFMVRDALGRRWQLGTVQLDYVLPERFDLYYIGADNQKHRPVMIHRAPFGSLERFIGVLIEHCAGNFPLWLAPVQVAVLPLNDELNEYAETIGRQLLEAGFRVTVDTRTETIGYKIRQAEVQKIPYMLIVGRREREAGTVAVRKHGAGDLGPSTLDDFIKHLRTEIEATMQRATVSENA